One window from the genome of Natrialba magadii ATCC 43099 encodes:
- the sucD gene encoding succinate--CoA ligase subunit alpha: MSVLVDDDTRVVVQGITGGEGKFHAEQMIEYGTNVVAGAVPGKGGQEAAGVPVYDTVHEAVEEENADTSVIFVPPAFAGDAIFEALDSELDLAVAITEGIPTQDMAKVNKRLSETDTRLIGPNCPGLITPGEAKLGILPGNIFSDGKVGLVSRSGTLTYQVVDNLTNRGIGQTTAIGIGGDPIIGTDFVDALELFENDDETEAIVMCGEIGGEDEEEAAAFIDEHVDTPVAGFIAGRTAPPGKRMGHAGAIVSGSGTGTAESKISALNDAGVPVGDTPEEVADHIEEFLG; the protein is encoded by the coding sequence ATGAGTGTGCTAGTCGACGACGACACGCGCGTCGTGGTACAGGGAATTACGGGCGGGGAAGGCAAGTTCCACGCCGAACAGATGATCGAGTACGGTACCAACGTCGTCGCCGGTGCGGTTCCCGGCAAGGGCGGCCAGGAGGCCGCCGGCGTGCCGGTCTACGACACGGTCCACGAGGCCGTCGAGGAAGAGAACGCCGACACCTCGGTTATCTTCGTCCCGCCGGCGTTCGCGGGCGACGCCATCTTCGAGGCACTCGACTCTGAGCTCGACCTCGCCGTCGCGATCACGGAGGGCATTCCAACCCAGGATATGGCGAAGGTCAACAAGCGCCTCTCGGAAACCGACACCCGACTCATCGGTCCGAACTGTCCCGGCCTCATCACGCCCGGCGAGGCAAAGCTCGGCATTCTTCCCGGCAACATCTTCTCCGACGGGAAGGTCGGTCTCGTCTCGCGCTCGGGCACGCTGACCTACCAGGTTGTCGATAACCTGACCAACCGCGGTATCGGTCAGACCACCGCCATCGGTATCGGCGGCGACCCGATCATCGGCACCGACTTCGTCGACGCACTCGAGCTCTTCGAGAACGACGACGAGACGGAAGCCATCGTCATGTGCGGTGAGATCGGTGGCGAAGACGAAGAGGAGGCTGCCGCGTTCATCGACGAGCACGTCGACACGCCGGTTGCCGGCTTCATCGCCGGCCGCACGGCACCGCCAGGAAAGCGCATGGGCCACGCCGGCGCGATCGTCTCCGGCTCCGGGACCGGCACCGCAGAGAGCAAGATCTCGGCACTGAACGACGCCGGCGTCCCCGTCGGCGACACGCCGGAAGAAGTCGCAGACCACATCGAAGAGTTCCTCGGCTAA
- a CDS encoding PQQ-dependent sugar dehydrogenase — protein sequence MQATALASVSGFATTALAQDGENNQIELLGRTSGWIGSYPDDIADERNPTLELVEGEEYTLIWENEDGAGHNLVIEDEAGEENFVETDIISGTGETQEVEFTAEEGMAEYYCAPHPQAMRGQIELVDEANNEEEDVNDDPDVIIGDGPTVGLETVADGLNAPIDLQFAEGETDRRFIVDQTGQIHIHGEDGLEDEPFLDIEDRMVELEGDFDERGLLGLAFHPNFEENGQFYVRYSAEGEEPEYGAPGAEVPETVDHLDTLAQFETADDDNTEADPDSEEILLEIPQPQFNHNAGPIAFGPDDCLYVSTGDGGGAGDDDEGHVDDWYPEIGGGNGQDTERNLLGGILRIDVDDDGDEERNYGIPEDNPLVDTEENLPEYWAWGLRNPWGMSFENGELLAADVGQALFEIINHVEEGGNYGWNVWEGTHCFDPETPEEPPEDCPDSVSDDLPEPRAGEPLLGPVIEYPQEVDMGRYGDEANGDEENGDEEEDVERGAATDNGERDRIGTAIIGGMMYEAGEIDDLENAYVFGDWSWDGEGPGRLFIAHPPEGWPNGEEEDDAELDEENDNGVEDEDEDEDDDDEVENGADDDAEGENGEDFEPVDPEGENADDAEDDENEIDEDGLEQYHPPDEVDLWDIEELTVEGDGEVAGDGMMEQLVYAFGRDADGEVYVLTSDTPTIEGEGYVSRIVPADDEEEVEEEVADEDEDDLDEEDDELDDGEDDVEVDDEEDDVEVDDDIEDDEDEDN from the coding sequence ATGCAGGCAACTGCACTCGCGTCGGTTTCAGGATTTGCGACGACAGCACTCGCACAGGACGGTGAGAACAATCAGATCGAACTGCTGGGTCGGACCAGCGGTTGGATCGGAAGCTATCCAGACGACATCGCAGACGAACGGAATCCGACCCTCGAACTCGTCGAGGGCGAGGAGTATACCCTCATCTGGGAGAACGAAGACGGCGCCGGACATAACCTCGTCATTGAAGACGAAGCGGGCGAGGAGAACTTCGTCGAAACGGATATTATCTCGGGTACGGGCGAAACCCAGGAAGTCGAGTTCACCGCCGAGGAGGGGATGGCCGAGTACTACTGCGCGCCTCATCCCCAGGCCATGCGCGGGCAGATCGAACTCGTCGACGAGGCCAACAACGAGGAAGAAGACGTCAACGATGACCCCGACGTCATCATCGGCGACGGCCCAACCGTCGGCCTCGAAACTGTCGCCGACGGCCTGAACGCACCCATCGATCTCCAGTTTGCAGAAGGGGAGACCGACCGACGATTCATCGTCGACCAGACTGGCCAGATTCACATCCACGGCGAGGACGGACTCGAGGACGAACCGTTCCTCGACATCGAAGACCGGATGGTCGAACTCGAGGGCGACTTCGACGAGCGCGGCCTGCTCGGACTGGCGTTCCATCCGAACTTCGAGGAGAACGGGCAGTTCTACGTCCGATACAGTGCTGAGGGCGAGGAGCCAGAGTATGGCGCGCCCGGTGCGGAGGTGCCAGAGACCGTCGACCACCTCGATACGCTCGCGCAGTTCGAGACAGCGGACGACGACAACACGGAAGCAGATCCCGATTCCGAGGAGATCCTCCTCGAGATACCACAGCCGCAGTTCAACCACAACGCAGGCCCAATCGCGTTCGGCCCTGACGACTGCCTCTACGTTTCGACAGGCGACGGTGGCGGTGCCGGTGACGACGACGAAGGCCACGTCGACGACTGGTATCCAGAAATTGGGGGCGGCAACGGGCAGGACACCGAGCGCAACCTGCTCGGCGGCATTCTCCGAATTGATGTCGACGACGACGGCGACGAGGAGCGAAACTACGGCATTCCCGAGGACAATCCGCTCGTCGACACCGAGGAGAACCTGCCGGAGTACTGGGCCTGGGGACTGCGGAACCCGTGGGGAATGTCCTTCGAAAACGGCGAACTGCTCGCCGCGGACGTCGGGCAGGCGCTGTTCGAGATCATCAACCACGTCGAGGAAGGCGGTAACTACGGTTGGAACGTCTGGGAGGGAACACACTGTTTCGACCCAGAGACGCCCGAAGAGCCGCCGGAGGATTGTCCAGACAGCGTCTCGGACGATCTTCCCGAGCCACGCGCCGGCGAACCACTACTTGGCCCCGTAATCGAGTACCCACAGGAGGTCGATATGGGCCGGTACGGCGACGAGGCTAACGGGGACGAAGAGAACGGCGACGAGGAAGAAGACGTCGAACGCGGGGCCGCAACCGACAACGGCGAGCGAGACCGCATCGGCACCGCGATCATCGGCGGCATGATGTACGAGGCCGGCGAGATTGACGACCTCGAGAACGCGTACGTCTTCGGTGACTGGAGCTGGGATGGCGAAGGTCCAGGCCGGCTCTTTATCGCTCACCCGCCGGAAGGGTGGCCAAACGGTGAAGAGGAAGACGACGCCGAACTCGATGAGGAGAACGATAACGGCGTCGAGGACGAGGACGAGGACGAGGACGATGACGACGAGGTCGAGAACGGAGCGGACGACGATGCTGAGGGCGAAAACGGCGAGGACTTCGAGCCCGTCGATCCCGAAGGCGAAAACGCAGACGACGCTGAGGACGACGAAAACGAGATCGACGAGGATGGACTCGAGCAGTACCACCCGCCAGACGAGGTCGACCTCTGGGACATCGAAGAACTCACCGTCGAAGGCGACGGCGAAGTCGCTGGCGATGGCATGATGGAGCAGCTCGTCTACGCCTTCGGCCGTGACGCAGACGGCGAGGTCTACGTCCTGACGTCCGACACGCCGACGATCGAGGGCGAAGGTTACGTGAGCCGAATCGTGCCGGCTGACGACGAAGAGGAAGTGGAAGAAGAAGTAGCGGATGAGGACGAAGACGACCTCGACGAAGAAGACGATGAGCTGGACGACGGGGAAGATGATGTCGAGGTCGACGACGAGGAAGATGACGTCGAGGTTGACGACGATATCGAAGACGACGAAGACGAAGACAACTGA
- a CDS encoding UbiA family prenyltransferase has protein sequence MTTSSDTDTDTDSDTNTDTDSADTVDRLRSSLTRALELLVHSNLFISLATMSVVVTTALLAGLPIEALPLFIVFAVTMFVYTVNRLTDLAEDEENMPDRAALTRRYGRLWLAVGAGLYLLAIVVAVAAGVPGAGYMLIPLLVAAAYSSGLKQVFLIKNIVVGLAWGLLPLGVGYYYQQLWTVEILFLAGYVTAMITVAAVVFDLKDIAGDREEGIATVPNVFGPRWTRIGAQVANIVIAAVVVALVLSGVLSSRFLAVLAMNAYVGVYIPFAEPDYGPLYYGFIVDGEHIFLAAVVGVLELFVW, from the coding sequence GTGACCACCTCGTCCGACACCGACACCGACACCGATAGCGATACCAATACCGACACTGACAGCGCCGACACCGTCGACCGCTTGCGCTCGTCACTCACGCGCGCACTCGAGTTACTCGTCCACAGCAACCTCTTCATCTCGCTGGCGACGATGAGCGTCGTCGTGACGACGGCGCTGCTCGCCGGCCTCCCCATCGAGGCGCTGCCGCTGTTCATCGTCTTCGCCGTGACGATGTTCGTCTACACCGTCAACCGACTCACCGACCTCGCGGAGGACGAGGAAAACATGCCCGACCGAGCGGCATTAACACGGCGGTACGGCCGGCTCTGGCTCGCAGTCGGCGCTGGACTGTACCTGCTCGCAATCGTCGTCGCCGTCGCCGCCGGCGTTCCGGGTGCCGGCTACATGCTCATCCCACTGCTCGTCGCCGCGGCGTACTCGAGTGGTCTGAAGCAAGTGTTTTTGATTAAAAACATCGTCGTCGGCCTCGCCTGGGGGCTGTTGCCCCTCGGAGTTGGCTACTACTACCAACAGCTCTGGACCGTCGAGATCCTGTTTCTGGCGGGCTACGTCACTGCGATGATCACGGTCGCAGCCGTCGTCTTCGACCTCAAGGATATCGCGGGAGACCGTGAGGAGGGGATTGCGACGGTGCCGAACGTTTTCGGACCGCGCTGGACTCGCATCGGCGCGCAGGTGGCAAACATCGTGATCGCTGCGGTCGTCGTCGCACTCGTTCTGAGCGGCGTGCTCTCGAGTCGGTTCCTGGCTGTGCTCGCGATGAACGCCTACGTGGGGGTGTATATTCCGTTCGCTGAGCCGGACTACGGGCCGCTATACTACGGCTTCATCGTCGACGGCGAGCACATCTTTCTCGCTGCCGTCGTCGGTGTCCTCGAGTTGTTCGTCTGGTAG
- the rbcL gene encoding type III ribulose-bisphosphate carboxylase: protein MTGIEYDDFLDREYNPDSTDLVCTFRIDPAEDMSMEAAASRVASESSNGTWAALHVDEDELTHLGAVAYGIDGDEITVAYPAELFEAGSMPQILSCIAGNIMGMKAVDAIRLEDCKWPESITSGFPGPQFGTSVAREKLDAGDRPILATVPKPKVGLSTDAHVRVGEEAWRGGVDLLKDDENLTDQDFNPFEDRLAESLAARDRVEEDVGERKDYLVNVTAETNEMLERVDLVDEHGGGFVMVDIITCGWSAVQSVRDRCEKHGLAIHAHRAMHAAFDRMDHHGVSMRVIAQISRLCGVDHIHTGTAGLGKLANEDTPGINDWLHGNCHGLNPVLPVASGGLHPGVVDQLIDALGTDICVQAGGGIHGHPDGTHAGAKALRQATDASLDGVPLEEYAQDPAHAELATALKKWGAETPR, encoded by the coding sequence ATGACTGGCATCGAGTACGACGATTTCCTCGACCGCGAGTACAACCCTGATTCGACTGACCTCGTCTGTACCTTCCGCATCGATCCGGCCGAAGACATGTCGATGGAGGCCGCCGCGAGTCGCGTCGCTTCGGAGTCTTCGAACGGCACCTGGGCCGCCCTGCACGTCGACGAGGACGAACTGACCCATCTCGGCGCAGTCGCCTACGGGATCGATGGCGACGAGATTACCGTCGCCTACCCCGCGGAACTGTTCGAGGCGGGCAGTATGCCACAGATCCTCTCCTGTATTGCGGGGAACATTATGGGTATGAAAGCCGTCGACGCAATCCGACTTGAGGACTGCAAGTGGCCCGAGTCGATTACGTCGGGCTTCCCCGGCCCGCAGTTCGGCACGAGCGTTGCCCGCGAGAAACTCGACGCTGGTGACCGGCCGATTCTGGCGACGGTCCCGAAACCCAAGGTAGGCCTCTCGACGGACGCCCACGTTCGCGTCGGCGAGGAGGCCTGGCGCGGCGGCGTCGACCTGTTGAAGGACGACGAGAACCTCACTGACCAGGACTTCAACCCGTTCGAGGACCGCCTCGCAGAGAGTCTCGCCGCTCGCGACCGCGTCGAGGAGGACGTCGGCGAGCGCAAGGACTACCTCGTGAACGTTACGGCGGAGACGAACGAAATGCTAGAGCGCGTCGACCTCGTCGACGAACACGGCGGGGGTTTTGTGATGGTCGACATCATCACCTGCGGCTGGTCGGCCGTCCAGAGCGTTCGCGACCGGTGTGAGAAACACGGACTCGCGATTCACGCCCACCGGGCCATGCACGCCGCCTTCGACCGCATGGACCACCACGGCGTCTCGATGCGCGTCATCGCACAGATTTCCCGCCTCTGCGGCGTCGATCACATCCACACCGGCACCGCTGGCCTCGGCAAACTCGCAAACGAGGACACGCCGGGAATCAACGACTGGCTCCACGGCAACTGTCACGGGCTAAATCCCGTCCTCCCCGTCGCCTCCGGCGGCCTCCACCCCGGCGTCGTCGACCAACTCATCGACGCGCTCGGCACCGATATCTGCGTTCAGGCCGGGGGCGGCATCCACGGTCACCCCGACGGCACCCACGCCGGCGCGAAAGCGCTCCGGCAGGCCACCGACGCGAGTCTCGACGGCGTCCCACTTGAAGAGTACGCACAGGATCCTGCACACGCCGAACTCGCGACCGCACTCAAGAAGTGGGGC
- a CDS encoding DUF5795 family protein codes for MSENRVVQGRMVTARTLAELIEDDSVMEAEPISEAEMDCPKCGGNVLEVGYMPSVTEFVTGQKCQDCDWAATDRD; via the coding sequence GTGAGCGAAAATCGCGTCGTTCAGGGCCGAATGGTTACCGCACGCACACTCGCGGAACTGATCGAAGACGACTCCGTGATGGAGGCTGAGCCAATCTCCGAGGCTGAGATGGACTGTCCGAAGTGTGGCGGAAACGTCCTCGAGGTCGGCTACATGCCGTCGGTGACGGAGTTCGTGACGGGACAAAAGTGCCAGGACTGCGACTGGGCAGCGACAGACCGGGACTGA
- a CDS encoding DNA-methyltransferase produces the protein MSTDVDLREFVPDSCADLLEFTDGELKSALPELARDRGRMGEIDQAVNALPSHHELHRGDARDLSMVPEESIELVVTSPPYFDIKDYENGTGGENQLGDIEGYEAFNDEIDRVWEQCYEKLVPGGRMCIVVGDVLRSRSDYGRHRVLPLHATIQERCTDIGFDNLAPIIWYKIGNSSLEAGGNARFLGKPYEPGAVIKNDIEYILLFRKPGDYRSPTVAERVLSLIEADRHQTMFRQLWTDITGEAQTDHPAPYPATLAERLIRMFSFVTDTVLDPFAGSGSTAVGATRCGRDSISVELEEEYFEIAKRRVERERGTLTNYRNVSVETSR, from the coding sequence ATGAGTACAGACGTGGATTTGCGGGAGTTCGTCCCCGACAGCTGCGCGGACCTACTCGAGTTCACTGACGGTGAGCTAAAGTCCGCACTTCCCGAACTCGCACGGGACAGGGGACGAATGGGGGAGATCGATCAGGCCGTCAACGCGCTGCCGTCACACCACGAACTCCACCGCGGCGACGCGCGGGATCTGTCGATGGTGCCCGAGGAGAGCATCGAACTCGTCGTCACCTCGCCGCCGTACTTCGATATTAAAGACTACGAGAACGGCACCGGTGGCGAGAACCAGCTAGGCGACATCGAGGGCTACGAGGCGTTCAACGACGAAATCGACCGCGTCTGGGAGCAGTGCTACGAAAAGCTCGTCCCCGGCGGCCGTATGTGTATCGTCGTCGGCGACGTGCTCCGCTCGCGCAGTGACTACGGCCGCCACCGCGTGCTCCCGCTGCACGCCACCATTCAGGAGCGCTGTACCGATATCGGCTTCGACAACCTCGCGCCGATCATCTGGTACAAGATTGGCAACTCGAGTCTCGAAGCCGGCGGCAACGCTCGCTTTCTCGGCAAACCGTACGAACCCGGTGCCGTCATCAAAAACGATATCGAGTACATTCTGCTCTTTCGCAAACCCGGGGACTACCGCTCGCCGACGGTCGCAGAGCGCGTGCTGAGCCTGATCGAGGCCGACCGCCATCAGACGATGTTCCGCCAGCTCTGGACCGACATCACCGGCGAAGCACAGACCGACCACCCCGCGCCCTACCCCGCAACGCTCGCCGAACGACTTATCAGGATGTTCTCGTTCGTCACCGACACCGTCCTCGATCCGTTCGCCGGTTCCGGCTCGACCGCCGTCGGCGCGACCCGCTGTGGCCGCGACTCGATTTCGGTCGAACTCGAGGAGGAGTACTTCGAGATCGCGAAGCGGCGGGTCGAACGCGAGCGAGGGACGCTGACGAATTATCGGAACGTGTCGGTGGAGACGTCTCGATAG
- the sucC gene encoding ADP-forming succinate--CoA ligase subunit beta produces MKLHEYQAKQVFADAGVPTPSSQLASDVDGVLTAAEEIGYPVAVKAQVQVGGRGKAGGIELVENDEEAREAAESIIGMDLKGYHVGQVLVEGAVDFTDELYVGITMDRGEGKPVAMVSTKGGVNIEEVAEEDPDAIAREHIDPAFGMHPFQARKAVYDAGVDKSVANDVASVLTTLYDLWESRDGSDAEINPLMVTADDEVIAADAVMNIDEDALFRQPELAEMEEEAASGGDELEQKADEYGFDYVRLEGNVGIIGNGAGLVMTTLDLVDYYGGEPANFLDVGGGAKAERIANALDMVFSDDNVDSVVFNIFGGITRGDEVAKGINEALEQFDEIPKPVVVRLAGTNWEEGMEILNEDLVTVEQTLEDAVQRTVEYAEEVNE; encoded by the coding sequence ATGAAACTGCACGAGTACCAGGCGAAGCAGGTCTTCGCCGACGCCGGTGTCCCCACGCCGTCGTCCCAACTCGCCTCTGACGTCGACGGTGTACTGACCGCGGCCGAGGAGATCGGGTATCCAGTCGCAGTCAAGGCGCAGGTACAGGTCGGCGGCCGCGGTAAGGCCGGCGGGATTGAACTCGTCGAGAACGATGAGGAGGCCCGTGAGGCTGCCGAGTCCATCATCGGTATGGACCTCAAGGGCTACCACGTCGGACAGGTTCTCGTCGAGGGAGCGGTCGACTTCACCGACGAACTCTACGTCGGTATCACGATGGACCGTGGCGAGGGCAAGCCCGTCGCCATGGTCTCGACGAAGGGCGGTGTCAACATCGAAGAGGTCGCCGAGGAGGACCCCGACGCGATCGCCCGCGAGCACATCGACCCCGCGTTCGGCATGCATCCGTTCCAGGCCCGCAAGGCCGTCTACGACGCCGGTGTCGACAAGAGCGTCGCCAACGACGTCGCAAGTGTTCTCACCACACTCTACGATCTCTGGGAGAGCCGCGACGGCTCCGACGCCGAGATTAACCCGCTGATGGTCACGGCTGACGATGAGGTCATCGCAGCCGACGCCGTCATGAACATCGACGAAGACGCCCTCTTCCGCCAGCCCGAGTTAGCGGAAATGGAAGAAGAAGCCGCAAGCGGCGGCGACGAACTCGAGCAGAAGGCAGACGAGTACGGCTTCGATTACGTCCGACTCGAGGGCAACGTCGGTATCATCGGCAACGGAGCCGGTCTCGTCATGACCACGCTCGACCTCGTCGACTACTACGGCGGCGAACCCGCCAACTTCCTCGACGTTGGTGGTGGCGCGAAGGCAGAACGCATCGCGAACGCGCTGGACATGGTCTTCTCCGACGATAACGTCGACAGCGTCGTCTTCAATATCTTCGGTGGCATCACCCGCGGCGACGAGGTCGCCAAGGGAATCAACGAGGCACTCGAGCAGTTCGACGAAATCCCCAAGCCGGTCGTCGTCCGTCTCGCCGGCACTAACTGGGAGGAAGGCATGGAGATTCTGAACGAAGACCTCGTGACTGTCGAACAGACACTCGAGGACGCGGTCCAGCGTACCGTCGAGTACGCGGAGGAGGTGAACGAATAA